AGGGGAAGTCCGGCGTCACCCGTCCGCCCGGGCTGTTGGCCGGCTTCTGTGCGCCGAACAGCCGCTGCTCCAGCGTATCCTCGTTCAGGCTATCCGCCTGCGCCCAATCCAGCCCCGCTGCCTTCGCCATCGCGCGTACTGCGAAACGGCACCAACACTCACACCCGTCGCCCTAGCGATCTGCCGGTGCGAAAGGCCACACGCCCATTTCAGGCGAAGCACTTCCTTGATCTTGCGCATGGTCATCCGGTTGGCCGGCATCAGCTTGCTTCCTTGCAAAAAGGAAGCAGCGTATCGCCGGCGTTCTAGTCCATGCGCAGTCCCACCCCAGCCCTTGCCCGGCCCCATTACGGTGCGTGATCACCCGTTTCGGCTGCTTGATCACCTATTTCGGCAACGTGATCACTCGTTTCGGGATCGTGATCACCGATTTCGGCAGCGTCGTCGAAGTGATCACGTTCCGCCGAAACCAGCGAGCAGCTTCCCGCCGAAACAGGTGATCACGTTCCCCCGAAATCGCTGATCAAGCGCCCCGAAATACGCAGTCTAATTGATCGAAACGCTTTCACAACGTATCGCTCATTAGAGGTCAAAGGTGTCAACTTGTATGCCGCTTGTGACTTGGAAAAAGGGTCGCCGGTATTCAGTTCACCGATCCAACTGCTCCTCATCATGTATTTGCTTGCGCAATGTCGCGAAATGCTCCTGAAGACTTATCCCACATACTGGATGAACGCTCTCCGGAACGACGGCGGCACCGACTTTGGCCCAATCCTCTGCAGTCAGCATCTCCCCTGTTCGTGGCATGACTAGCTTTTCCTCGGAAGATAGATGATTGCGATAGTAAGCAAGATATACTGCCGCTTGCGCCACTAACACGTCTCTAGGCGTTATAACGTCCCATTCGGCGCCCTTGAAGTGGTCAAGTAGTTGGGCGCTGGTTTCCGCGATCACTAGATGTTCCTGTAGAAGTCGATTCACCACGAGCTGTATATCGGGATCTCGCTTCACCAGTAAAGAAAAAGCAACATCCTCTCGAGGGTGATGAATGCGATCGCCATAATCACACATGTACTCGACGATTTTAGCTATCAATCGATAATTAGGATGTCGTCCCTCAAAAAAAGCCCCGATTTGATTTTGGAGTAGGTCTAGTAAATGAGCGAAGTACAAATGATCATTATGCCAATCAGTAATGGTATTGTTCATTTCGTTGGCCATCCCAAGGGATGGGGTTGTTATTGGAATTTAGGTTAAAGTTTTAATTTTTTACCAAAGGCTAACATCCAGTGGCTTTAAAAAAACCAAAAATGCGAGTAAGACAGAGTCCGCGTGATGTTTAACCCGTGTCCATGCCAAGGGGATAGCGCTAGAGCAGTCAAGTTCTCCTCGTGCATTATTCCTGCGCCCCATGACCGTGATCTCATCGTTGACCGGCCGTACACCGCCACACAGCCTATCGGCTTCGTTTCCCATGAACGGAGTGATTGAGTTGTACAGATGTCTGCCATTTCGATATCGTTTGTGAGTTTCACCGGGGATATTAAATATCGGCTCTGAGCTAGGCTTCAACCGGGGGGGGCGCTCATACCATAGGCGTCGTCAAGGCAGGCTCTCAAGAAACATCCAATCGCAATATATATGCCAATGGCATGGCGCTTTGGCAATGCGCAATGTAATTAGACATCGAATGTCATAGATGCGACTGTTTGTCGTAAATCAAACGGCAGGCCGGTGTTTGACAACTGCGAAAGGCAGAACCATTTCCGGCCTGCTTCGACAGGCGGAATTGTGTGTAGGAGCTCTCAACCCTACTGTTGTGAATGGGTTGCCGTGCTGCTTTTCACACTACTGCAAGCAGGAACGCCGTGGTATATCTTCGACCAGGCCCCCGCTAAAGGCACCTCATTACACACAACTCCTGGCGGCTGGTGCTCTGCAGAAAGTCGTTTACGGTCAATGACATAGCGGGTGGGGTTGTAAACTCTTTCGGAATGTCGTTCACTCTTGCAATTTGGGCGGCACATGCAGCGAGAGGCAACGAGTTGGGCAGCGGCGGAATTCAAGGACATTGACTTGGGCGACCAGCGCCTGAACAAGCGGGCGGTGCTGCTAGCGGAGCGGCTCGCAGAGAAGCCGACGGCAAGCATACCCAGCGCATGCGGCGGCTGGGAGGAAACGGCTGCGGCGTACCGCTTCCTGGCTCAGGATGAACTGGACTGGCGCGATATTCTGGCGCCCCATTGGCAGAGTTCAGCCGAGCGGATGCGAGCTTGCGAAGTGGTGCTATGCATCCAAGACACGACGGAGCTGGACTTTAACGGCCAGGCCATCGCAGGCCTGGGACCGCTGTCGTATGAGGCGCAACGTGAGCTATATCTGCACCCGACTTACGCGGTAACGCCAGCGCGCGAACCGCTGGGCGTGCTTGACGCCTACATGGGGGCGCGCGAGCCCAAGGGTGCGGATGGCGTTCGCCCCGGCATCAAGGAAAGTACCATTGGACCGAAGGATATGAGCGGGTTGCCGAACAGGCGACCGCACTGCCTGCCACGCGACTCGTCTATGTGACTGACAGAGAGTCGGACATCATGGCGTTGATGATCAAGGCAAAGGAGTTGGGCCACCCGGCGGATTGGCTACTGCGCTCGCAGCACAATCGCACCTTGCCTGGCGGCGGCAAGCTGTGGGAGCAAGTAACTGCGGGTGAGCCAGTGGGCAGGATTCACTTCACGCTGGCAGCCCGTCAGGCTCAGCCGGCGCGCGCGGTACGGCAGCAGGTGTGGGCGCAACGTGTTGCGTTGCCTGACGCTGCAGGCGGCGTGGTGAGTGCCACTTGTATTGTCGCCCGGGAGGTCGACCCGCCGGCAGGCGTCAAGCCGATTGAATGGCGACTGCTGAGTAATCGCGAGGTGAACGACCTTGACGCGGCCGCGCAGCTTATTGACTGGTACCGCGCGCGTTGGGAGGTGGAATTGTTCTTTCATGTGCTCAAGAACGGCTGTCGAGTCGAGGCGTTGCAACTTGCATCGATGGCACGGCTTGAGCGTGCCTTGGCGCTGTTCATGGTGGTGGCATGGCGCATCGCTCGGTTGATGCGACTGGGTCGAACTTGCCCGGACCTGGATGCAGGGCTGCTGTTCGAGCGCGATGAATGGCGCGCGGCATTCAATCTCGACAAGAAGAAGCCGCCGAAGACGTCACCGCGTCTGAATGAGGTCGTGCGCTTGGTCGCTATGCTCGGCTGCTTCCTGGCGCGCAAAGGCGACGGCGAACCCGGAGTCAAGACTATCTGGCAAGGCCTGCAGCGAGTGGTGGATTTCGCCGCCGGTCTTCGGTACGCCCGTGAACTTGACGACTGAGATGTGTGTAACCAAATGCGCTAAAGGTCGGCTTCTGTCGCCCACTGCCAAAACTTAATCACAGGTAGTCTTGGGTGGCGTATACGCAAAACTCCTTTTGGGGTGTGAGGTGCATTTGCGTCTTCGACGCGAGACACTTTTAACCCCCGAGGGGCTTGATATAGGGTCGGAATCACACTATCAAGTTCCAACCTTCTCAACATATTTAATGACGAGACACCCAGTCCAATACCATATTGGCCCCTTCATCGATAGACATTGTGCATGTGTCGATGAAGATATCGGGACTTGTTGGTCTTTCATATGGCGAATCAATGCCGGTGAAGTTTTGGATCGCCCCCCGTCTGGCAAGTCGATATAGTCCTTTAGTGTCGCGAGCCTCTGCTACGGCCAATGGTGCGTGAACGTAAACTTCAGCAAAGACATGTTTCCCCGCAATTAACCTAGCAAGCTCTCGGTCGGAATGGAAGGGTGAGATAAGGCATACAAGCACTACGATGCCGGCGTCGGCCATAAGTTTGGCAACTTCAGCCACGCGCCGAACATTTTCGCGTCGATCCTCCTTGTCAAAGCCAAGATCTTTGCAAAGGCCACGCCTGACTGAGTCGCCATCAAGAATATAAGTGAGCCGCCCGCACGCATGCAGGGCTGCCTCAAGCCGGTCGGCAATTGCCGATTTCCCTGCGCCGGAGAGGCCTGTGAACCAGAGGATGGACGGGGCCTGACCAAGCAGTTGCGCTCTCGATTCCGGACCGACTCCGAAGTCGTAGATGTAAAGGTGAGGAGTGCGAGCATCGCTCATCATATTTCGTATACGTGTGTGAAATTGGACTTTGCAAACAACACGGGCGCCCGGCTTGCAAACGCGTCCTGCGAAGTCCACGTGCAAATTGGGCGAAGCTAGTTGAACGTCTACCTCTGAAACGCGTAGCTACGTCGGGAGCGATGTCGCCAATATCGGGTCTATGCTCCTTTGGAACGCACTACTGCTTCGTCCACATTCAATGTTGTGCTGCTTCCTTCCGTCTTTCTCCAAAGAATACCCTCGAACCAAACTTGTTCCACGCGCCCCCATTCACAAGCGGAAGCAGCGTCGGGGAAAAATCCTCGGCCGTGGAAATTCGCGCTTGTGTTGCAGAGCAAAGGAATACCTGTTAGCTTCTCATATTCGACCAAAAGCTCTGCTACGGGATGTTTAGAACTTCTATGGATGGTTTGCAAACGAGCAGTACCGTCAAGATGCACGACCGCAGGGATCTTGTCACGCCATTCCTTACGCGTTAGATGGTCGAAAAGCATGTAGGGGTCCGGAGTACCAGGCTCAAAGATGGACATTGCCTTATCCTCAAGGCATATTGGCGCCACCGGACGAAAATGCTCTCGATGCTTGACATCGTTCAGAAGATGTTTCATTGCAGCCGAAGTTGGGGCTGCCAAAATGCTTCTTCCGCCCAAAGCCCGAGGGCCCAATTCGGCACGACCGGCAAGAAAAATGACTGGCTTGTTATCTGCAAGTA
The Cupriavidus taiwanensis genome window above contains:
- the cysC gene encoding adenylyl-sulfate kinase; this translates as MSDARTPHLYIYDFGVGPESRAQLLGQAPSILWFTGLSGAGKSAIADRLEAALHACGRLTYILDGDSVRRGLCKDLGFDKEDRRENVRRVAEVAKLMADAGIVVLVCLISPFHSDRELARLIAGKHVFAEVYVHAPLAVAEARDTKGLYRLARRGAIQNFTGIDSPYERPTSPDIFIDTCTMSIDEGANMVLDWVSRH
- a CDS encoding hemerythrin domain-containing protein, which produces MNNTITDWHNDHLYFAHLLDLLQNQIGAFFEGRHPNYRLIAKIVEYMCDYGDRIHHPREDVAFSLLVKRDPDIQLVVNRLLQEHLVIAETSAQLLDHFKGAEWDVITPRDVLVAQAAVYLAYYRNHLSSEEKLVMPRTGEMLTAEDWAKVGAAVVPESVHPVCGISLQEHFATLRKQIHDEEQLDR